Proteins encoded together in one Limisphaerales bacterium window:
- a CDS encoding DUF1501 domain-containing protein has protein sequence MNPITENQLMTNRRQFFGRSAVGIGGAALGGLLARDGMGETALGGLAGLPHFAPKAKRVVYLFMNGAPTHTDLFDYKPLQKQMHGQPVPQSFVEGKRFSTMTGNPKGKVMLAPIEPFKQHGRSGAWVSNFMPHIGAAADDICFIKSMHTTQVNHAPAVSFFLSGGEMPGRPTMGAWLSYGLGSDTENLPAFVAMTSVSKGTTCGQIFYDYYWGSGFLPTRFQGVKFRGGGAPVLYLKNPAGITGSTRRGMLDGLAQLNQMRHAEFGDPEILTRIAQYEMAYRMQTSVPELTDVSTEPKSVLDLYGPQVKERGTFAYNCLMARRLLERGTRFVQVMHAGWDQHRSVTTELYTQCKDTDQPSAGLLTDLKQRGLLEDTLIIWGGEFGRTPFLQGDLKNRKQWGRDHHPYAFTTWMAGGGVKPGITYGASDALGMNAAENPVHVHDFQATLLHLLGIDHERFTYKFQGRRFRLTDVHGKLVKGILA, from the coding sequence ATGAACCCCATCACCGAAAACCAGCTCATGACCAATCGGCGGCAGTTTTTTGGGCGGTCGGCGGTGGGGATTGGGGGCGCGGCGCTGGGAGGATTGCTGGCGCGGGACGGGATGGGCGAGACGGCGCTGGGCGGGCTGGCGGGGTTGCCGCATTTTGCGCCCAAGGCGAAGCGGGTGGTTTACCTGTTCATGAATGGCGCGCCGACGCATACGGATTTGTTTGATTACAAGCCGTTGCAAAAACAGATGCACGGGCAACCGGTGCCGCAGTCGTTTGTGGAAGGCAAACGGTTTAGCACGATGACGGGCAACCCAAAGGGCAAGGTGATGCTCGCGCCGATTGAGCCGTTCAAGCAGCACGGACGGAGCGGCGCGTGGGTGAGCAACTTTATGCCGCACATCGGCGCGGCGGCGGACGATATTTGCTTCATCAAAAGCATGCACACCACGCAGGTGAACCACGCGCCGGCGGTGTCGTTTTTTCTTTCCGGCGGCGAGATGCCCGGCCGGCCAACGATGGGCGCGTGGCTCAGCTACGGCCTCGGCAGCGATACGGAAAATCTGCCGGCGTTTGTCGCCATGACGAGCGTGAGCAAAGGCACGACGTGCGGGCAGATTTTTTATGACTACTATTGGGGCAGTGGATTTTTACCGACGCGTTTTCAGGGCGTGAAATTTCGCGGCGGCGGTGCGCCGGTTTTGTATTTGAAAAATCCCGCTGGCATCACAGGCAGCACGCGGCGCGGGATGCTTGATGGCCTCGCGCAGCTCAACCAAATGCGACACGCGGAATTTGGCGACCCGGAAATCCTCACGCGCATCGCGCAGTATGAGATGGCCTACCGCATGCAAACGAGCGTGCCGGAGTTGACGGATGTTTCCACTGAACCCAAAAGCGTACTGGATCTCTACGGGCCGCAAGTGAAAGAGCGCGGCACCTTCGCGTACAATTGCCTCATGGCGCGGCGATTGCTCGAGCGCGGCACGCGGTTTGTGCAGGTGATGCACGCGGGCTGGGACCAACACCGTAGCGTGACCACTGAACTTTACACGCAGTGCAAAGACACCGATCAGCCGAGCGCCGGATTGTTGACCGATCTCAAGCAACGCGGCTTGCTTGAGGACACGCTTATCATCTGGGGCGGCGAATTCGGCCGCACCCCTTTCCTGCAGGGCGATCTTAAAAACCGCAAGCAATGGGGCCGCGATCATCACCCCTATGCGTTTACCACCTGGATGGCCGGCGGCGGCGTGAAGCCCGGCATCACCTACGGTGCCAGCGACGCCCTCGGCATGAATGCCGCTGAAAACCCCGTCCACGTCCATGATTTTCAGGCAACCCTCCTGCACCTCCTCGGCATCGACCACGAGCGCTTCACCTACAAATTCCAAGGTCGCCGATTCCGGTTAACCGATGTGCACGGGAAATTGGTGAAGGGAATTTTGGCGTAA
- a CDS encoding type II toxin-antitoxin system VapC family toxin codes for MLTIDANVWVGAQFPNEVNHESSLELLARAAADEIPLHQPTLLPVEIAGAVARRKQVSTEVAGTRHILNEFPGIHFHPLDEEAAHISTSLAADLRLRGADAVYVATAMTSQSTLITLDGEMVKRAANAVTVMTPDEWLAAREN; via the coding sequence GTGCTGACGATTGATGCCAATGTGTGGGTTGGCGCTCAGTTTCCCAATGAGGTCAATCATGAATCGTCGCTGGAACTGCTCGCGAGGGCGGCGGCCGATGAAATTCCGCTTCACCAACCGACATTGTTGCCCGTTGAGATTGCGGGCGCTGTTGCCCGTCGCAAACAAGTGTCCACGGAAGTCGCGGGCACTCGACACATCTTGAACGAATTTCCTGGCATTCATTTTCATCCACTGGACGAGGAGGCGGCACACATCTCGACGAGCTTGGCCGCAGACCTTCGACTGCGTGGGGCCGATGCGGTTTATGTGGCCACGGCGATGACATCCCAATCCACCCTCATCACTTTGGACGGGGAAATGGTGAAGCGCGCAGCCAACGCAGTGACGGTCATGACGCCGGATGAATGGCTGGCGGCAAGGGAGAATTGA
- a CDS encoding HNH endonuclease: MSNKFSSEQLRWLECISRLKVDHSRGPAPHKPLLLLVLCDLVDEDLVANGLIERNGALAFRFNSYWTVVSNRRRTRPNVMLPFFHMHSDGLWIPLDSEGIKTDNRKNAKNAQIDASLLISLQTNEFRAELRRTIIARYFEGSERYELFEMCNLEVPPQAIVDSDAGKYLVLNDSPRKRDTKFSARVLPAYDFTCALTNYRMVSLSGSCPLDAAHIRQFKKGGLCHPINGLALSKNAHWLFDQGYWSIDDDFCILVDNDRFEEDGENALLLKPRSGEKVFLPRNKMFWPDRANLKWHRSNHKFE, encoded by the coding sequence GTGAGTAACAAATTTTCCAGCGAACAACTCCGTTGGTTGGAGTGCATCAGTCGATTGAAGGTTGATCACTCTCGTGGTCCAGCTCCTCACAAGCCACTGTTACTTTTGGTGCTTTGTGATCTTGTTGATGAGGACTTAGTTGCAAATGGATTGATCGAGCGCAATGGAGCATTGGCGTTCCGTTTCAATAGTTATTGGACTGTAGTTTCAAATCGGAGGCGTACACGGCCCAATGTGATGCTGCCGTTTTTCCATATGCATTCCGACGGACTCTGGATTCCGCTGGATTCTGAGGGCATAAAAACGGACAACCGAAAAAATGCAAAAAATGCCCAAATTGATGCATCGCTATTGATCAGCCTGCAGACCAATGAATTCAGGGCCGAACTTCGCCGCACAATAATCGCTCGATACTTTGAAGGGAGTGAAAGATATGAATTGTTTGAAATGTGCAATTTGGAAGTTCCTCCTCAGGCGATTGTTGATTCGGATGCTGGCAAATATTTAGTGTTGAACGATTCGCCAAGGAAGCGAGACACAAAATTCTCAGCTCGAGTCTTACCGGCGTATGATTTCACCTGCGCGTTGACAAATTACCGGATGGTGTCTTTATCGGGATCTTGCCCTTTGGATGCGGCACATATCAGACAGTTCAAGAAAGGAGGCCTTTGTCATCCAATTAACGGTTTGGCACTATCAAAAAATGCACATTGGCTTTTTGATCAAGGCTATTGGAGCATCGATGATGATTTTTGTATTTTGGTGGACAATGATCGATTTGAAGAAGATGGAGAAAACGCGTTATTGTTGAAGCCTCGCAGCGGTGAGAAAGTATTCCTGCCTCGAAACAAAATGTTTTGGCCAGATCGAGCAAATTTAAAATGGCATCGTTCCAATCATAAATTCGAATGA